A single region of the Nicotiana sylvestris chromosome 6, ASM39365v2, whole genome shotgun sequence genome encodes:
- the LOC138871590 gene encoding uncharacterized protein encodes MIIGGTDISQGPVIKWVKVSAAMKGLIWGCMSEDILAFNEEDFETFTRPHNDVLVISFILNNIQINLVLVDLGSATNVIKSKVVKLLRLLDQIVPTSGVLNGFNMAGEATKGEITIPVNMSDAIQDAKFHVIGGDMRYNTLLGRPWIHNIRAVPSTLHQMMKFPTKDDIKTGYGEQHAAKEMFMVHWEASNSIHSTSEEPGGKQTPEDNEEDFLAPRTFVAPKESDATKSTIKELEQAVLIEHLPNQNVYLGTGLTSELRKKILQFLIDSIDCFAWSHLDMTGIPLEITTHRLSVDPRFKPGKQKKKPQSEIKYAFIKDDVTKLLKIGSIREVKYPKWQANVVVVPKKGNKLRMCVEYKDLNKVCPKDSFPLFNIDCLIYAMAGHETLTFLDGYSGYNQI; translated from the coding sequence ATGATCATTGGGGGAACCGACATTTCCCAAGGACCCGTGATCAAATGGGTAAAAGTGTCTGCTGCAATGAAAGGGTTAATTTGGGGCTGCATGTCCGAAGACATCCTTGCATTCAACGAGGAAGATTTTGAGACCTTTACTCGACCACACAACGATGTGCTGGTAATTTCATTTATCTTGAATAACATTCAAATTAACCTCGTactcgtggatctaggtagcGCAACCAACGTAATCAAGTCAAAGGTGGTAAAACTGCTCAGACTACTAGATCAGATCGTACCTACCTCCGGAGTCCtcaatggcttcaacatggccggCGAAGCAACAAAGGGGGAGATCACCATTCCGGTCAATATGTCTGATGCTATTCaggatgccaaattccatgtcatcggaggtgacatgaggtacaacacaTTACTTggcaggccgtggatacacaacaTAAGAGCAGTACCGTCAACTCtacatcagatgatgaagtttccgACCAAGGACGACATAAAGACAGGATATGGAGAACAACATGCGGCAAAAGAAATGTTCATGGTCCACTGGGAGGCATCAAATTCTATACACTCTACCTCGGAAGAGCCAGGAGGAAAACAAACCCCCGAGGACAATGAGGAAGATTTCCTCGCTCCCCGAACTTTCGTTGCCCCCAAAGAGTCGGATGCAACAAAGTCGACTATTAAAGAACTAGAGCAAGCTGTTTTGATCGAACATCTCCCAAATCAGAATGTATACCTAGGAACGGGACTAACCTCCGAACTTAGGAAAAAAATCCTTCAATTCCTTATTGATAGCatcgattgctttgcttggtcccatttagatatgacaggaatcccactagaaataaccacccatcgactaagtgtcgatcCCAGATTCAAACCAGGGAAGCAAAAAAAGAAACCCCAGTCCGAAATAAAATACGCATTCATCAAAGACGATgtaacaaaactcctcaaaatagggtctattagggaggtaaaatatcccaaatggcaggccaatgtggtggtagttcccaaaaagggaaataagttaagaatgtgtgtagaaTACAAAGACTTAAATAAAGTGTGCCCCAAAGATTCATTCCCATTGTTTAACATCGACTGCTTAATCTATGCCATGGCCGGTCAtgagaccctcacctttctcgacggctactcagggtataatcaaattTAG